One window of the Trifolium pratense cultivar HEN17-A07 linkage group LG2, ARS_RC_1.1, whole genome shotgun sequence genome contains the following:
- the LOC123905301 gene encoding RING-H2 finger protein ATL39-like: MVMEIVISLIILFVGIGILVSIHFCIVGRAFRRDSNSGGDIQGQSSSTRSTSKGMFGGDLKNLPCFDYVEPIEKGYNNLVDCAVCLESFKVGDACRLLPKCRHSFHVQCIDLWIMKTPFCPICRTWVYSRVIMREESVASGSDIVEIEMP, from the coding sequence ATGGTAATGGAGATTGTAATTTCTTTGATAATCTTATTTGTTGGGATTGGTATTTTGGTGTCTATTCATTTCTGCATAGTTGGGAGAGCATTCAGAAGAGATAGTAATAGTGGTGGAGACATTCAAGGGCAGAGTAGTAGTACTAGGAGCACTTCAAAAGGAATGTTTGGTGGTGACTTGAAGAACCTTCCTTGTTTTGATTATGTGGAACCAATAGAGAAAGGATACAACAACCTTGTGGATTGTGCTGTTTGTTTGGAGAGTTTTAAGGTTGGTGATGCTTGTAGATTGTTGCCTAAATGCAGACACAGTTTTCATGTTCAGTGTATAGATTTGTGGATTATGAAGACACCCTTTTGTCCAATTTGTAGAACATGGGTTTATTCAAGAGTAATTATGAGGGAAGAAAGTGTTGCTTCTGGTTCTGATATTGTAGAAATTGAAATGCCATAA
- the LOC123906416 gene encoding protein DSS1 HOMOLOG ON CHROMOSOME V-like isoform X1, which yields MATEAKAVTEDVKIDLFEDDDEFEEFEINESITHKLSNLIHFIVLQLTEWDDKEEGKEVTQQWEDDWDDDDVSDDFSVQLRRELESTTEKN from the exons atGGCGACCGAAGCAAAGGCTGTGACTGAGGATGTCAAGATCGATCTATTTGAAGATGATGACGAATTTGAAGAGTTTGAAATCAATGAAAGTATAACTCATAAACTCAGTAATCTTATTC ACTTCATTGTTTTACAACTTACAGAGTGGGATGACAAGGAGGAAGGGAAAGAAGTAACCCAACAGTGGGAGGATGAttgggatgatgatgatgttagtGATGATTTCTCTGTTCAGCTGAGAAGGGAGTTGGAGAGCACTACTGAGAAGAATTAA
- the LOC123906416 gene encoding protein DSS1 HOMOLOG ON CHROMOSOME V-like isoform X3 produces the protein MATEAKAVTEDVKIDLFEDDDEFEEFEINEKWDDKEEGKEVTQQWEDDWDDDDVSDDFSVQLRRELESTTEKN, from the exons atGGCGACCGAAGCAAAGGCTGTGACTGAGGATGTCAAGATCGATCTATTTGAAGATGATGACGAATTTGAAGAGTTTGAAATCAATGAAA AGTGGGATGACAAGGAGGAAGGGAAAGAAGTAACCCAACAGTGGGAGGATGAttgggatgatgatgatgttagtGATGATTTCTCTGTTCAGCTGAGAAGGGAGTTGGAGAGCACTACTGAGAAGAATTAA
- the LOC123906416 gene encoding protein DSS1 HOMOLOG ON CHROMOSOME V-like isoform X2, whose product MATEAKAVTEDVKIDLFEDDDEFEEFEINENFIVLQLTEWDDKEEGKEVTQQWEDDWDDDDVSDDFSVQLRRELESTTEKN is encoded by the exons atGGCGACCGAAGCAAAGGCTGTGACTGAGGATGTCAAGATCGATCTATTTGAAGATGATGACGAATTTGAAGAGTTTGAAATCAATGAAA ACTTCATTGTTTTACAACTTACAGAGTGGGATGACAAGGAGGAAGGGAAAGAAGTAACCCAACAGTGGGAGGATGAttgggatgatgatgatgttagtGATGATTTCTCTGTTCAGCTGAGAAGGGAGTTGGAGAGCACTACTGAGAAGAATTAA